In Phycisphaerae bacterium, a single genomic region encodes these proteins:
- a CDS encoding site-specific DNA-methyltransferase, with protein MLRIDDLQGDWTKAIGNVVCCDCIDLMSLIPDKAIDLTLTDPPYGINFCSNRTNRKERLQNDDYNDWLLLLADTLPEIKRVLSDIACCCCCCCGGGKTPVTAIFTIEAIKHFNLIQTLVWKKFIGLGWRYRPSYENIVVLSKSKDGYSFYDESKKCSNVIEGINQDIPQFDEHPTQKPLELMKRLIEIHSKPDDLIFDPFAGSFTTALAAEQLGRRWICADISEKYCEIGDKRLAKERSQGKFSFGVK; from the coding sequence ATGTTAAGAATTGACGATTTGCAAGGTGATTGGACAAAGGCCATTGGCAACGTGGTGTGTTGCGACTGCATTGACTTGATGTCCCTTATTCCCGACAAGGCGATTGACCTCACATTAACAGACCCCCCTTACGGGATAAACTTCTGTTCTAACCGGACGAACCGGAAAGAGAGATTACAAAACGATGATTATAATGACTGGCTTTTGTTATTGGCCGATACTTTGCCGGAAATCAAGCGGGTATTGTCAGATATTGCTTGCTGCTGCTGCTGCTGCTGCGGCGGCGGAAAAACTCCTGTTACTGCTATTTTCACGATTGAGGCCATAAAACATTTTAACTTAATCCAGACGTTGGTTTGGAAGAAATTTATCGGCTTGGGTTGGCGATATAGGCCGTCTTATGAAAATATTGTTGTTCTATCAAAAAGCAAAGATGGTTACAGTTTTTATGACGAAAGCAAAAAATGCTCAAACGTAATTGAGGGAATAAATCAAGACATACCACAATTTGACGAACACCCCACACAAAAGCCCCTTGAATTGATGAAACGTCTTATTGAAATACATTCAAAACCTGACGACCTTATTTTCGACCCCTTTGCGGGTTCTTTCACTACCGCCCTTGCCGCCGAGCAATTAGGCCGAAGGTGGATTTGTGCTGATATTTCTGAAAAGTATTGCGAGATTGGCGACAAACGCTTAGCCAAAGAGCGTAGTCAGGGCAAGTTTTCTTTTGGCGTTAAATAA